From a single Pleurodeles waltl isolate 20211129_DDA chromosome 8, aPleWal1.hap1.20221129, whole genome shotgun sequence genomic region:
- the LOC138249158 gene encoding late histone H2A.L3-like encodes MSGRGKKVVKQKAGHKTRSSRAGLQFPVGRIHRFLKKGNYAERVGSGAPVYLAAVLEYLTAEVLELAGNAARDNKKSRIVPRHLQLAVRNDEELNKLFSGVTIAEGGVLPNIQAQLLPKKTVKGSSAEPKDVQSQEF; translated from the coding sequence ATGTCTGGACGTGGCAAGAAAGTTGTGAAGCAGAAGGCTGGCCACAAGACTAGATCCTCCAGGGCTGGTCTGCAGTTTCCAGTTGGCCGCATCCACAGGTTTCTGAAGAAAGGTAACTACGCAGAGCGGGTTGGCTCTGGTGCTCCTGTTTACCTGGCTGCTGTTCTGGAGTACCTCACAGCAGAAGTGCTGGAGCTGGCAGGAAATGCTGCCCGGGACAACAAGAAGTCCCGAATTGTGCCACGACATCTGCAGCTGGCAGTCAGGAATGACGAGGAATTGAACAAACTGTTTTCTGGTGTGACCATTGCTGAAGGCGGTGTGCTGCCGAACATTCAGGCCCAGCTTCTACCTAAGAAAACTGTCAAGGGATCTTCAGCAGAACCAAAAGATGTCCAGTCTCAGGAGTTTTAG